One stretch of Chaetodon auriga isolate fChaAug3 chromosome 18, fChaAug3.hap1, whole genome shotgun sequence DNA includes these proteins:
- the LOC143336155 gene encoding NLR family CARD domain-containing protein 3-like isoform X2, whose product MQSDRSKGRPVDFKHGQKSAPPRLQQRRPEVSRGQSGQQRQTNLDSIFMLLEENIVSFVKNELKKFQRVLSPDYPECPENQSEDEEVVDGKEEEQRRSSRESFLKITLHFLRKMKQEELADCLQSTLLFQHKLKSNLREKFQCVFEGIAKAGNPTLLNQIYTELYITEGGTGEVNEEHEVRQIETASRKTDRPETAIQFEDIFKPSPGRDEPIRTVMTKGVAGIGKTVLTQKFTLDWAEGKANQDIQLTFPFNFRELNVLKEKKYSLVGLIHDFFIETKEAGISRFEEFQVVFIFDGLDECRLPLDFHNNEILTDVRKSTSVDVLLTNLIRRKLLPSARIWITTRPAAANQIPAEYVDMVTEVRGFTDPQKEEYFRKRFRNEEQARKIISHIKTSRSLHIMCHIPVFCWITATVLEDVLKTRKGGELPKTLTEMYIHFLVVQLKLKIAKYDGGAETAQHWNPESKKMIGSLGKLAFEQLQKGNLIFYESDLKECGSGIEEASVYSGVFTQIFKEERGLYRDKVFCFVHLSVQEFLAALHVHLTFIDSGINHLSAEQSTSKKPKIFRGKPKLTQVHQSAVDKALESPNGHLDLFLRFLLGLSLETNQKHVQGLLTQAGSSLQTSHKTVDYVKEKISENVSPEKSINLFHCLNELNDHSLVEQIQQFLSSGSLSKDKLSPAQWSALVFILLSSEKDLDVFDLKKYSASEEALLRLLPVLKASNKVLLDVCNFSWRSCEALSSVLSCQSSSLRELDLSNNNLQDSGVKLLSAGLESPHFKLETLRLSGCLITEEGCTFLASALSSNPSHLRELDLSYNHPGESGVTLLSAGLEAPHWRLDTLRVDHCGEQWLKPGLRKYACEPRLDPNTAHRKLKLSDNNRRVTLVGDKEQPYPNHADRFDRCYQLLCGNGMTDRHYWEVEWKGQVYISVAYKGICRRRDSDDSMFGRNDQSWSLNCSDGRYSVWHNNRKTDLRVSSVSHRVAVYVDYPAGTLSFYSVSSDTLTHLHTFSTTFTEPLYAGFGFGFGVELLMFSVESYVSLCSV is encoded by the exons ATGCAGAGTGACCGGTCTAAAGGCCGACCTGTGGACTTCAAACATGGACAAAAATCTG CCCCCCCCAGACTTCAGCAGCGGAGGCCAGAGGTTTCTAGAGGTCAATCTGGTCAGCAACGTCAAACAAACCTGGACTCCATATTCATG CTGCTTGAGGAGAACATTGTCAGTTTTGTGAAGAATGAGCTGAAGAAGTTCCAGAGAGTGCTCAGTCCAGATTACCCAGAATGCCCTGAGAATCAGAGTGAAGATGAGGAAGTTGTGGATGGCaaggaagaagagcagaggaggagcagcagagagtcatttctgaagatcacgcTACACTTTCTGAGGAAAatgaagcaggaggagctggctgactgtctgcagagca CTCTCTTATTCCAGCATAAACTAAAATCTAACCTGAGagagaagttccagtgtgtgtttgaaggaatcgctaaagcaggaaatcCAACCCttctgaatcagatctacaccGAGCTCTACATCACAGAAGGAGGGACTGGAGAGGTCAATGaagaacatgaggtcagacagattgaaacagcatccaggaaaacagacagaccaGAAACAGCAATCCAATttgaagacatctttaaaccctcacctggaagagatgaaccaatcagaacagtgatgacaaagggagtggctggcattgggaaaaCAGTCCtgacacagaagttcactctggactgggctgaaggcAAAGCAAACCAGGATATACAACTAACATTTCCATTCaatttcagagagctgaatgtgctgaaagagaaaaagtacAGCTTAGTGGGACTTATTCATGACTTCTTCattgaaaccaaagaagcaggaatcagcaggtttgaagagttccaGGTTGTGTTCATCTTTGatggtctggatgagtgtcgactccctctggacttccacaacaatgagatcctgactgacgTTAgaaagtccacctcagtggatgtgctgctgacaaacctcatcaggaggaaactgcttccctctgctcgtatctggataaccacacgaccagcggcagccaatcagatccctgCTGAGtatgttgacatggtgacagaggtcagagggttcactgacccacagaaggaggagtacttcaggaagagatTCAGAAATGAGGAGCAGGCCCGCAaaatcatctcccacatcaaaacatcacgaagcctccacatcatgtgccacatcccagtcttctgctggatcactgctacagttctggaggatgtgttGAAAACCAGAAAGGGAGGAGAgttgcccaagaccctgactgagatgtacatccacttcctggtggttcagttaAAACTGAAGATTGccaagtatgatggaggagctgagacagCTCAACACTGGAATCCAGAGAGCAAGAAGATGATTGggtctctgggaaaactggcttttgagcagctgcagaaaggcaACCTGATCTTCTATGAATCAGATCTGAAAGAGTGTGGCAGTGGTATCGAAGAAGCCTCAGTGTAttcaggagtgttcacacagatcttcaaagaggagagaggactgtaccgggacaaggtgttctgcttcgtccatctgagtgttcaggagtttctggctgctcttcatgtccatctgacatTCATCGACTCTGGTATCAATCACCTGTCAGCAGAACAATCAACATCCAAGAAGCCTAAAATCTTCAGAGGCAAACCTAAGTTAACACAGGTccaccagagtgctgtggacaaggccttagagagtccaaatggacaccttGATTTGTTCCTCCGCTTCCTCCTGGGTCTCTCACTGGAGACCAATCAGAAACACGTACAAGGCCTCCTGACACAAGCAGGAAGTAGTTTACAGACCAGCCACAAAACAGTTGATTACGTCAAAGAGAAGATCAGTGAGAATGTGTCTCCTgagaaaagcatcaatctgttccactgtctaAATGAGCTGAATGATCATAGTCTTGTGGAGCAGATCCAACAGTTCctgagttcaggaagtctctccaaagacaaactgtctcctgctcagtggtcagctctggtcttcatcttattATCgtcagaaaaagatctggacgtgtttgacctgaagaaatactctgcttcagaggaggctcttctgaggctgctgccagtgctcaaagcctccaacaaagtTCT GTTGGATGTGTGTAACTTTTCATGGAGAAGCTGTGAAGCCCTGTCCTCAGTTCTCAGCTGTCAGTCCTCTAGTCTGAGAGAACTGGatctgagtaacaacaacctccaggattcaggagtgaagctgctttctgctggactggagagtccacacttcaaactggaaactctcag gctgtcaggctgtctgatcacgGAGGAAGGCTGTACTtttctggcctcagctctgagttccaacccctcccacctgagagagctggacctgagctacaatcatccaggagagtCAGGAGTGacgctgctgtctgctggactggaggctCCACACTGgagactggacactctcag GGTGGACCATTGTGGAGAGCAGTGGTTAAAACCTGGAttgaggaagt ATGCCTGTGAACCCAGACTGGACCCAAACACCGCACACAGGAAgctcaaactgtctgacaacaacaggaggGTGACGCTGGTGGGGGACAAAGAGCAACCTTATCCTAATCACGCTGACAGATTTGACCGCTGctatcagctgctgtgtggaaatgGCATGACCGACCGCCATTACTGGGAGGTGGAGTGGAAAGGACAGGTTTATATATCAGTGGCTTACAAAGGAATCTGCAGGAGAAGAGACAGTGATGACAGCATGTTTGGAAGAAACgatcagtcctggagtctgAACTGTTCTGATGGTAGATACTCCGTCTGGcacaataacagaaaaacagaccttcgtgtctcctctgtctctcatagAGTAGCAGTGTATGTGGACTatcctgctggcactctgtccttctacagcgtctcctctgacacactgactcacctccacaccttcagcacCACGTTCACTGAGCCTCTTTATGCTGGCTTTGGATTTGGGTTTGGGGTGGAGTTATTGATGTTCTCAGTGGAGTCCTATGTGTCCCTGTGTTCAGTGTAG
- the LOC143336155 gene encoding NLR family CARD domain-containing protein 3-like isoform X1, whose amino-acid sequence MKQEELADCLQSTLLFQHKLKSNLREKFQCVFEGIAKAGNPTLLNQIYTELYITEGGTGEVNEEHEVRQIETASRKTDRPETAIQFEDIFKPSPGRDEPIRTVMTKGVAGIGKTVLTQKFTLDWAEGKANQDIQLTFPFNFRELNVLKEKKYSLVGLIHDFFIETKEAGISRFEEFQVVFIFDGLDECRLPLDFHNNEILTDVRKSTSVDVLLTNLIRRKLLPSARIWITTRPAAANQIPAEYVDMVTEVRGFTDPQKEEYFRKRFRNEEQARKIISHIKTSRSLHIMCHIPVFCWITATVLEDVLKTRKGGELPKTLTEMYIHFLVVQLKLKIAKYDGGAETAQHWNPESKKMIGSLGKLAFEQLQKGNLIFYESDLKECGSGIEEASVYSGVFTQIFKEERGLYRDKVFCFVHLSVQEFLAALHVHLTFIDSGINHLSAEQSTSKKPKIFRGKPKLTQVHQSAVDKALESPNGHLDLFLRFLLGLSLETNQKHVQGLLTQAGSSLQTSHKTVDYVKEKISENVSPEKSINLFHCLNELNDHSLVEQIQQFLSSGSLSKDKLSPAQWSALVFILLSSEKDLDVFDLKKYSASEEALLRLLPVLKASNKVLLSGCNLSRASCEALSSVLSSQSSGLRELDLRNNELCDSGLNLLSAGLESPYCTLETLRLDVCNFSWRSCEALSSVLSCQSSSLRELDLSNNNLQDSGVKLLSAGLESPHFKLETLRLSGCLITEEGCTFLASALSSNPSHLRELDLSYNHPGESGVTLLSAGLEAPHWRLDTLRVDHCGEQWLKPGLRKYACEPRLDPNTAHRKLKLSDNNRRVTLVGDKEQPYPNHADRFDRCYQLLCGNGMTDRHYWEVEWKGQVYISVAYKGICRRRDSDDSMFGRNDQSWSLNCSDGRYSVWHNNRKTDLRVSSVSHRVAVYVDYPAGTLSFYSVSSDTLTHLHTFSTTFTEPLYAGFGFGFGVELLMFSVESYVSLCSV is encoded by the exons atgaagcaggaggagctggctgactgtctgcagagca CTCTCTTATTCCAGCATAAACTAAAATCTAACCTGAGagagaagttccagtgtgtgtttgaaggaatcgctaaagcaggaaatcCAACCCttctgaatcagatctacaccGAGCTCTACATCACAGAAGGAGGGACTGGAGAGGTCAATGaagaacatgaggtcagacagattgaaacagcatccaggaaaacagacagaccaGAAACAGCAATCCAATttgaagacatctttaaaccctcacctggaagagatgaaccaatcagaacagtgatgacaaagggagtggctggcattgggaaaaCAGTCCtgacacagaagttcactctggactgggctgaaggcAAAGCAAACCAGGATATACAACTAACATTTCCATTCaatttcagagagctgaatgtgctgaaagagaaaaagtacAGCTTAGTGGGACTTATTCATGACTTCTTCattgaaaccaaagaagcaggaatcagcaggtttgaagagttccaGGTTGTGTTCATCTTTGatggtctggatgagtgtcgactccctctggacttccacaacaatgagatcctgactgacgTTAgaaagtccacctcagtggatgtgctgctgacaaacctcatcaggaggaaactgcttccctctgctcgtatctggataaccacacgaccagcggcagccaatcagatccctgCTGAGtatgttgacatggtgacagaggtcagagggttcactgacccacagaaggaggagtacttcaggaagagatTCAGAAATGAGGAGCAGGCCCGCAaaatcatctcccacatcaaaacatcacgaagcctccacatcatgtgccacatcccagtcttctgctggatcactgctacagttctggaggatgtgttGAAAACCAGAAAGGGAGGAGAgttgcccaagaccctgactgagatgtacatccacttcctggtggttcagttaAAACTGAAGATTGccaagtatgatggaggagctgagacagCTCAACACTGGAATCCAGAGAGCAAGAAGATGATTGggtctctgggaaaactggcttttgagcagctgcagaaaggcaACCTGATCTTCTATGAATCAGATCTGAAAGAGTGTGGCAGTGGTATCGAAGAAGCCTCAGTGTAttcaggagtgttcacacagatcttcaaagaggagagaggactgtaccgggacaaggtgttctgcttcgtccatctgagtgttcaggagtttctggctgctcttcatgtccatctgacatTCATCGACTCTGGTATCAATCACCTGTCAGCAGAACAATCAACATCCAAGAAGCCTAAAATCTTCAGAGGCAAACCTAAGTTAACACAGGTccaccagagtgctgtggacaaggccttagagagtccaaatggacaccttGATTTGTTCCTCCGCTTCCTCCTGGGTCTCTCACTGGAGACCAATCAGAAACACGTACAAGGCCTCCTGACACAAGCAGGAAGTAGTTTACAGACCAGCCACAAAACAGTTGATTACGTCAAAGAGAAGATCAGTGAGAATGTGTCTCCTgagaaaagcatcaatctgttccactgtctaAATGAGCTGAATGATCATAGTCTTGTGGAGCAGATCCAACAGTTCctgagttcaggaagtctctccaaagacaaactgtctcctgctcagtggtcagctctggtcttcatcttattATCgtcagaaaaagatctggacgtgtttgacctgaagaaatactctgcttcagaggaggctcttctgaggctgctgccagtgctcaaagcctccaacaaagtTCT GCTGAGCGGTTGTAATCTATCTAGGGCAAGCTGTGAAGCCTTGTCATCAGTTCTGAGCTCTCAGTCCTCTGGTCTCAGAGAGCTGGATCTAAGAAACAACGAACTGTGTGATTCAGGGTTgaatctgctgtctgctggactggagagtccatACTGtacactggaaactctcag GTTGGATGTGTGTAACTTTTCATGGAGAAGCTGTGAAGCCCTGTCCTCAGTTCTCAGCTGTCAGTCCTCTAGTCTGAGAGAACTGGatctgagtaacaacaacctccaggattcaggagtgaagctgctttctgctggactggagagtccacacttcaaactggaaactctcag gctgtcaggctgtctgatcacgGAGGAAGGCTGTACTtttctggcctcagctctgagttccaacccctcccacctgagagagctggacctgagctacaatcatccaggagagtCAGGAGTGacgctgctgtctgctggactggaggctCCACACTGgagactggacactctcag GGTGGACCATTGTGGAGAGCAGTGGTTAAAACCTGGAttgaggaagt ATGCCTGTGAACCCAGACTGGACCCAAACACCGCACACAGGAAgctcaaactgtctgacaacaacaggaggGTGACGCTGGTGGGGGACAAAGAGCAACCTTATCCTAATCACGCTGACAGATTTGACCGCTGctatcagctgctgtgtggaaatgGCATGACCGACCGCCATTACTGGGAGGTGGAGTGGAAAGGACAGGTTTATATATCAGTGGCTTACAAAGGAATCTGCAGGAGAAGAGACAGTGATGACAGCATGTTTGGAAGAAACgatcagtcctggagtctgAACTGTTCTGATGGTAGATACTCCGTCTGGcacaataacagaaaaacagaccttcgtgtctcctctgtctctcatagAGTAGCAGTGTATGTGGACTatcctgctggcactctgtccttctacagcgtctcctctgacacactgactcacctccacaccttcagcacCACGTTCACTGAGCCTCTTTATGCTGGCTTTGGATTTGGGTTTGGGGTGGAGTTATTGATGTTCTCAGTGGAGTCCTATGTGTCCCTGTGTTCAGTGTAG